A window of Zingiber officinale cultivar Zhangliang chromosome 5A, Zo_v1.1, whole genome shotgun sequence contains these coding sequences:
- the LOC121981533 gene encoding GPN-loop GTPase QQT1-like, with translation MGFGQVVIGPPGSGKTTYCNGMSQFLKLIGRKVVVVNLDPANDLVPYECAVNIDDLIKLSDVMSEHSLGPNGGLVYCMDYLEKNIDWLESKLKPFLDDHYFLFDFPGQVELFSLHSNAKNVITKLVHTLDLRLTAVHLVDAHLCCDPGKYVSALVLSLTTMLHLDLPHINVLSKIDLIENYGELAYNLEYYMDVEDLSYLQDHLDQDPRSSKYRKLTKELCDVIEDFGLVNFSTLDIQDKESVGNLVKQIDKSNGYIFNDIQGSVVEFSKIAVAPLDWDYYRTAAVQEKHMKDK, from the exons ATGGGTTTTGGGCAAGTTGTGATCGGACCTCCAGGGTCTGGAAAGACCACCTACTGCAATGGCATGTCTCAATTTCTCAAACTTATTGGGAG AAAAGTGGTTGTTGTCAATTTGGATCCTGCAAATGATTTGGTACC ATATGAATGTGCCGTGAATATTGATGATCTAATAAAACTCAGTGATGTAATGTCGGAGCATTCTCTTGGTCCAAATGGAG GTCTTGTCTACTGCATGGATTACTTGGAGAAGAACATTGATTGGTTAGAGTCCAAGCTGAAACCTTTTCTTGATG ACCACTACTTTCTATTTGATTTTCCTGGCCAGGTTGAGCTTTTCTCTCTTCATTCAAATGCAAAGAATGTCATCACTAAACTTGTACATACATTGGATCTTCGG TTGACTGCCGTCCATCTAGTTGATGCTCATCTATGCTGTGACCCTGGGAAATATGTCAGCGCATTGGTGCTTTCATTAACAACCATGTTACATCTGGATTTGCCACACATAAATGTCCTTTCCAAAATTGATCTGATCGAGAACTATGGAGAACTTG CTTATAACCTGGAATATTATATGGATGTTGAAGATCTATCCTACTTGCAGGATCATCTTGATCAGGACCCTCGTTCGTCAAAATACAG GAAGCTCACCAAGGAGCTATGTGATGTCATCGAAGATTTTGGCCTCGTCAACTTCTCAACATTAGACATTCAA GACAAAGAAAGTGTTGGTAATCTTGTGAAGCAGATAGACAAAAGCAATGGATATATATTCAACGACATACAGGGTAGTGTTGTGGAGTTTAGCAAAATTGCAGTTGCGCCACTAGATTGGGACTATTACAG AACTGCTGCAGTCCAGGAGAAGCACATGAAGGATAAATAG